CATGAGCGCCGCCGCGAAGCCGCCGCCATAGCCCTGCTTCTTCATGGCCGGGATCAGCACCTTGCCGAGCGCCGAGGCATCGGCCGCGGCCGAGCCGGACAGGCCCGAGAAGATCATGGCCGCCGTCACCGAGGTCAGTGCCAGTCCGCCGCGGAACCGGCCGACCATCGCATTGGCCAGCTTGATGATCTGGTCGGTGATGCCGCCGCCATTCATCAGATTGCCGGCCAGGATGAAGAAGGGGATGGCCAGCAGCGCATAGGAATCGGCGCCCACCAGCGTGCGCTGGGCGAGCAGCGACATGGGCAGGCCGCCATGGGCCCAGATCGCTCCCATGGTCGACAGGCCGAGCGCGAAGCCGATGGGAAAGGACAGGGCGAGCAGGACGAAAAAGCCGCCGATCAGGACCGTGCCCATCAGAAGTCTCCCACAGAGCCTTCGGGCCGTCGCTTTGACGGATCGACGATCTTTTCAATGAAGTAGAGCATCATCATCGCGCAGGAGACCGGCGCGGAGAAATAGAACCAGGCCGGGCTGATATCGAGCGCGCCATAGGTGTTGGGCAGCACGTCGATCGACAGTTTCATGCTGTAGATGAACAGGATGGCGATGAAGAGCAGATTGCCGACCTCGATGATCCAGAACATCACCTCCTTGGCGCGGCCCTTCAGCATGTCCATGAACATGTCGACGCCGATATGCAGCTTCTGCCTGTAGAGGACGGCTGCACCGACGAAGGTGATCCAGATGAACAGCATGTTCGAGACCTGCTCGATCCAGGCGATCGGCGAATTGATCACATAGCGCCACCAGACGGCGGCAATGGTGATCAGCACGATGGCGGCGACGCAGGTGCCGAGGAACAGCTTGGCGATCTCGGTGACGACATTCGAGAGCTTGCTGATGATGGCCGTCATGGACTGCGATTTCCCCTTCTGCGCCACCCGTGTGCAGGGCGCGTTCGTCTCGCCCGGTGTCTGAGCCAGGTGGTATGGCCGGCAGCGGACAGCCGCCGGCCACACGCATTCGAATGGATCAGGCGATCTGGGCCATGCGGTCGGCCCAGCGCTTGCCGGCGGGGAACTCGGTGATCAGGCTCTTCACCGACTGGGTGAAGGCGGCCTTGTCGACCTCCGTGATGACGATCTTCTTGGCCTTCACCTTTTCCAGGATCTGCGCGTCGTCGGCGATCACCTTCGGCCGGATGTCGGCTTCCATGTCGCGGCCAGCCTTGTCGACGGCGGCGCGAAGCTCGGGGCTCAGCCGCTCGTAGACCGTCTGCGACATCAGGATGCAATTGTCCTGCATCATGTGCTCGGTCAGCGACATGTGGGTGTTGGCGTCGAAAATGCCGGAATTGAAGGTCAGGCCCATCGGGTTCTCCTGGCCGTCGATCACGCCGGACTTCAGCGCCTGGAACACTTCCGGGAAGGCCATCGGCGTCGGCGAGGCGCCGAACAGCTCGAACGTGCGCCGCCACAGGGCCGTCTCCGGCACGCGGATCTTCAGGCCCTTCATGTCGGCCGGCGACTTCACCACGCGGTTGCACGACAGCATGCGCGGCATCCGCGGGATGGCAGCGACCGGACGCAGCTTGGCGACCTTGCCGATATCCTCCTGATACTCGGCGCGCATCGTGTCCCAGACGCGGTCCTTGTGGGCGACATCCTTGAACAGATAGGGGTGGGTCCAGACCTCGGCCGGGCGGTAGACGCCGGCCAGCACGCCCTGTCCGGGCGAGCCGATCTGGATCGCGCCCTGCTGGATCGCCTCGATATGCTCGCGCTCGCCGCCGAGCGACCCGCCATGATGGTTGGTCACCACGATCTGGCCGCGGGTCAGTTCGCCGAGCCGCTTGCCGAAGAAGTCGAGCGACAGGCCGATGAAGTCCTGCTGGGACGCCGTGTTGGCGCCGATCCACTGCAGGGTCTGGGCGCGCAGCGTCACCGGCGCTGCGAGCAGGGCGGTGCCGGCGCCAAGACCGCCGAGCACGGCGCGGCGGGACAGGGATGTCTTGCCGGAATGGGTCATGGTGTTCCTCCTAGTTGGCCGCTGACCCGTTGGCCGGGTCTAGCGTGTGGTTTCCTCAGGGATAGATCGCGCCGGCTTGGCCGGTCTGCTTGTTGTGCGGCTGCCGCCCCGCCTCCGTCAGGGAGGCAAGGGGCGGCGCGCTGGTGGTCACGTCCAGGACCTGGATGTCAGGCCTGTTTGGCATTCGGCCTGGCAAAGGCCGCTTCCATCTCGCGGCGGACCTTCACCGCCTGGCTGTTCGGATCGTACTCGACGTCGCTCCACTTCAGCCGCTCGCCGACCTTGATCGGGTTCTTCAGCTTGACGTTATGTGCAAGGCCGAGCGGGAGATAGCCCTGGGCGAGCGAGGCATCGGCCGGGGTCTGCTTGCCCCAGACACAGAAGCCGCCTTCGCCGTCCAGCATCTCGCCCGGCTTGAGGTCGCGCTTGGCGGTGGCGATCACGTCCGAGTTGAAGCAGATCGGCGCACCCGTCGCCTCCTTGCGCAGCGCGGCGGAGGCCACCGAATAGCCGAGCTCCAGACCGATCATGTGGATCGGCCGGTAGAGGCAGGAATATTTGCCGCTCTTGTCGGGCAGCATGGAATATTCCCGGAAGCACTCTTCCGAATAGGCGCTGTCGCTCTCGAACACGACATAGGTGCCCATGACGAGTGAATGCGGCACGTCGGTGCCGTCGCGATAGACCGAGGAGGTGACCTCCGTCACGCCCTTGCGCTCCAGCACGCCGCCATCCGCCTTCGGCTTGCAGATCTCGGCATGTTCGAAGCGGGTCGCCGGCGGGAAGGACAGGCCCTCCGACTGGGATTCCAGACCCGTCGCATTGCACACCGCGGTCATCTCGATGCCCGACTTGGTGCCGTCGACGAAGGAGTTGAACATCTTCGGATTGATCGAGTTGCGATCCTTGATCTTCATGTACTTGTCGAGGATGTCCCACACCGTGTCGGGCGTCGACTGGTGGTAGGTCGGGTGGTAGCGCGTGCCCTTGCCGGCAGCGACCACCTTGAAGCCGGACGCGCGGGCCCAGTCGACGTGGTCGGCGATGAGCGCCGGCTGGTCGCCCCAGGCGAGCGAATAGACGACACCGGCCGCCTTCGCCTTGCGGGCGAGGATCGGGCCCGCCACCGCATCGGCCTCGACATTGACCATCACGATATGCTTGCCGTTGTCGATCGCCTTGATCGCGAAGCGGATGCCGGCGCCGGGATCACCGGTTGCCTCGATGATCACCTCGATCCCCGGATGGGTGACCAGCGAATCCGCATTGTCGGTGATGAAAGTCGACCCGTGCTTCAGCGCATCATCGATCGACGGCGCCGCATATTGCTCGTCGGGCCAGCAGGCGAGTTTCAGCTGCGAGCGGGCGCGGGCGGTGTTGAGGTCGGCGACGCCGACCAGATGCATGCCGGCGGTGGAGCGGGCCTGGCTCGCGAACATCGTGCCGAACTTGCCGGCGCCGATCAGCGCCACCGTGACGGGGCGGCCTGCCGCCTGTCGTTCAAGAAGCATGCGGTGAAGGTTCATGCGACGGACGTCCTCTGCCAGATTCCGGGACGGCTACCGCCATGAGCGGGGCCGAAGATGGACGGCGTGAAGTGGTCGCGGGTCAGGAATGCGGTCGACCGGCCCAAGGGCCCCGGCCGTTCGCCAGGCAGCGCGGCGTCGTCGCCGTTCTGCAATATCCTCCCCCGCGGCCCGTTCTTGCGCGTGGCCGTCGTCCAGTCTTGGGTAAACGCTAACAAGGATGGCAATTTCACGGAAACGAAATAAACTGGCCAAATCGATGAGCAGGATTTGCCAATGATCCGGGGTATGCCGCCGCTGAAATGCCTGCAGACCTTCACCGCGGTGATGGAGAGTGGCAGCTTCGCGCGCGCCGCCGAGAGCCTCAACGTCACGCCCTCGGCGGTCAGCCACCAGATCCGCATGCTTGAGGATATCCTCGGCAAGCCCTTGTTCGTGCGCAAGAACCGCACCGTCGAGCCGAGCGAGGACGCGGTCGCCTATGCCAATGCGCTGGGCGAGAGCTTCACCCGCATCGCGGTCGCCACCAGCCGCTTCTCGTCGGAGGGCGGGGTCCAGCGGCTGATGCTGCACTCGGCGCCGAGCCTTGCCACGCTCTGGCTGGTGCCGCGGCTTGCCTCGTTCCGCCGCCGCCATCCCGAGATCGACCTGACCCTGTTCGCCGGCCACGAACCGGCCAAGCTCGGCGACGAGGGCTTCATGATCGACATCCAGTATGCCCGCCCGGTGCCGGAGGATTGCGAGGGCATCGCGCTTGGCGAGGAGACGATCCTGCCGCTGGCGAGCCCCGACTTTGTCGAGCGGCACCGGCTGGAGCGGGTCGAGGACATCTCCAACGTGCCGCTGATCCATTCGGTGCGCTGCGTGGTGCAATGGGACCAGTGGGTGGCGCGCCATGCGCCCCATGTCATGCTCAACCGGCGCGCCATGACCTTCGACCGCGCCTTCCTCGCCCTGATGGCGGCGCGCGACGGCCTCGGCCTGATGCTGGAATCCAACCTGCAGGCTTCCGACATGCTGCGAGCGGGCGAACTGGTCCTGCCCTTCGGACCGCTCGGCATCACGGCCGTGGCGCATCGTCTGATCTATCGGCGCGAGGATCGCGCGCGGCCGCAGATCGAGGCCTTCGTTGCCTGGATCACCGACGAGATGGCGGCTGACCGTGCTCTTGCGGGCCAGTCGCAAGGCTCGCCTCGACGGCCGTTGCCATCGCTGGCCTGAGCGGGACCTACTATCCCGACATGAAAAGGCCCGGCCGGATGAACCGGTCGGGCCTCTTCATGGTCAGATCCTCAGGATATTACCAGACGGGACCGCGGCACACCCGCTGGCCCCACCGGTTGATCCAGCACCGGCGCACCGGGCCCGGACCGCCCCAACGGCGACCGCGCCAGCCGGGTCCGCCCCGCCAGCCGGGGCCACCGCGCCAGCCGGGACGACCGCGCCAATCGCGGCGCTGCATCTCGCTCGGCTCGGTCGCGGCGGCAGCGCCGCCGAAGGCGCCACGAACCGCGCCGACCGTCGACATGTCGTTGGGAGCCGCCTGCGCGGCACTCACGCCACCAAGGCCCGCCGCCACCAGACCACCCATCATCGTGGTCAGAAAGATTCTTCGTTCCATGCTGCTTCCTCCTGCTGGCCTTACAAGCTGGCCCACCTGACGATGAAACAGGCAGGTCGCGGGGAGGTTCCGCGAGCCCAGGAATTTTGGAGCCGGCTCGCGATCTCCTGCCAGGGAAGCAGCGGGCGGCCCATCGGCCGCCCGGTCGTTGAATATGCCGCCTGGTTGTCGATCAGGCCGCCGGCATCTTGATCGAGGTGTCGAGGAAGCTGTTGCTGGCGAAGGATGCGAGATCCACCGCGCCGACATTCTCGAAATAGGCCTTCACCAGCTCATAGTCCTCCTTGAGCCGGTCGGCGTTGAGCGCGCCCAGCGCGACCGATGTCGTGGTGGGATCGCGCATCAGTTCGAGGATGCGTGTCCACTGGTTGCGCTGGTTGGCTTCGTCGAGCCCCGAGACCGAGGCCATCAGCGCCTTCAGGCCCGGCCCGATATCGCCCACACAGGCTTGGAAGGCCTTCTGCGACACCCGCACGAAGGACCGAACGACCTCCGGCTTCTTGGCGAGAAAATCGCCATTGGCGATGACCGAATTGCCATAGGTGTTGATGCCGAGATCCCGCCAGGCGGCAAAGCCTAGATCGGCGCCGAACTCGCGCACCTTCAGATCGTGCTCGTTGTAGAAGTCGGACGTGATGTCGATCGCCTTGGAGCGCAGCGCCTGGATCTTCGCCTGCGGACTGACATTCACGAACTTCACGGAGGCCGGATCGATGCCGACCTTGCGGGCGAAGGCCGGCCACATCAGGCGCGAGGCGTCGCCCGGCGGATTGCCGATCGAGCGGCCGGGGAAGTCCTTCGGGCCGGTGATGCCGCTCGACTTCAGCCAGTAGAACCCTTGCGGCGAATTAGCATAGACGACCATGACGGACGAGAGGTTGGAGCCGCGCGAGCGGGCGAGCAGGGCGGTGGCCATGTCGGCAATGCCGAGCTCGGCGCCACCGGCCGCCACGCGCTGCGCCGAGGCGCCCGAGCCGCGTCCCGCCTCGATCGAAAGATCGATGCCGGCCTGCTCGTACCAACCCTGGGCCTTGGCGTAGTAATAGGGGGCGTGGTCTGCGGTCGGCGTCCAGTTGAGCACCAGGTTTACTTTTTCCGCCGCCCGTGCGAGGCGCGGAGCCATCAAGGTTGCGCCGGCAAGGCCGCCGACAAAGACGCGCCGCGTCGTTTCATGGAGCTTCGACATGCCGTTCCCCTTCGCGTGTCAGAGTGCCGCCAGGACCTGGCGGGCTGGAGGGTCGAGTGAACCACTGTTCCTTGAATTAGACAACCAGTTGGTTGATAGTGATCGGATCGCGCCGGCATTGCTCTGCCTTCGGGCGCCCGGCCAGCAGGGACGGACGATGTGAGCCTGAAGCCCAAACCACAGCCGAAAGTGGTCCGCGTGCCGGGCCAGCGTGACCCGGAAGCGAGCCAGCGGGCGCTGCTCGACGCCGCCGTCGCGGAGTTCGCGGAAAAGGGCCTGGCCGGTGCCCGCGTCGACGAGATTGCGGGACGGGCCGGCGTCAACAAGCAGCTCGTCTACCACCATTTCGGCAACAAGGACGACCTCTACCAGGCAGCCCTCGAGCGGGTCTATGCCGAGATCCGCGAGCGCGAGCGGGCCTTGAAGCTTGGTGATCTCGCCCCCGTCGCGGCGATGGAGCGGCTGGTCGGTTTCTCCTTCGACTATCTCGTCGACCATCCGGAATTCGTGGCCCTGCTGACCGATGAGAACCGCCAGGGCGCGCGCCATGTCCAACGCTCGGAACGGCTGC
This region of Phreatobacter aquaticus genomic DNA includes:
- a CDS encoding TRAP transporter small permease, with amino-acid sequence MTAIISKLSNVVTEIAKLFLGTCVAAIVLITIAAVWWRYVINSPIAWIEQVSNMLFIWITFVGAAVLYRQKLHIGVDMFMDMLKGRAKEVMFWIIEVGNLLFIAILFIYSMKLSIDVLPNTYGALDISPAWFYFSAPVSCAMMMLYFIEKIVDPSKRRPEGSVGDF
- a CDS encoding TRAP transporter substrate-binding protein: MTHSGKTSLSRRAVLGGLGAGTALLAAPVTLRAQTLQWIGANTASQQDFIGLSLDFFGKRLGELTRGQIVVTNHHGGSLGGEREHIEAIQQGAIQIGSPGQGVLAGVYRPAEVWTHPYLFKDVAHKDRVWDTMRAEYQEDIGKVAKLRPVAAIPRMPRMLSCNRVVKSPADMKGLKIRVPETALWRRTFELFGASPTPMAFPEVFQALKSGVIDGQENPMGLTFNSGIFDANTHMSLTEHMMQDNCILMSQTVYERLSPELRAAVDKAGRDMEADIRPKVIADDAQILEKVKAKKIVITEVDKAAFTQSVKSLITEFPAGKRWADRMAQIA
- a CDS encoding NAD(P)H-dependent oxidoreductase, which encodes MNLHRMLLERQAAGRPVTVALIGAGKFGTMFASQARSTAGMHLVGVADLNTARARSQLKLACWPDEQYAAPSIDDALKHGSTFITDNADSLVTHPGIEVIIEATGDPGAGIRFAIKAIDNGKHIVMVNVEADAVAGPILARKAKAAGVVYSLAWGDQPALIADHVDWARASGFKVVAAGKGTRYHPTYHQSTPDTVWDILDKYMKIKDRNSINPKMFNSFVDGTKSGIEMTAVCNATGLESQSEGLSFPPATRFEHAEICKPKADGGVLERKGVTEVTSSVYRDGTDVPHSLVMGTYVVFESDSAYSEECFREYSMLPDKSGKYSCLYRPIHMIGLELGYSVASAALRKEATGAPICFNSDVIATAKRDLKPGEMLDGEGGFCVWGKQTPADASLAQGYLPLGLAHNVKLKNPIKVGERLKWSDVEYDPNSQAVKVRREMEAAFARPNAKQA
- a CDS encoding LysR substrate-binding domain-containing protein; the encoded protein is MIRGMPPLKCLQTFTAVMESGSFARAAESLNVTPSAVSHQIRMLEDILGKPLFVRKNRTVEPSEDAVAYANALGESFTRIAVATSRFSSEGGVQRLMLHSAPSLATLWLVPRLASFRRRHPEIDLTLFAGHEPAKLGDEGFMIDIQYARPVPEDCEGIALGEETILPLASPDFVERHRLERVEDISNVPLIHSVRCVVQWDQWVARHAPHVMLNRRAMTFDRAFLALMAARDGLGLMLESNLQASDMLRAGELVLPFGPLGITAVAHRLIYRREDRARPQIEAFVAWITDEMAADRALAGQSQGSPRRPLPSLA
- a CDS encoding ABC transporter substrate-binding protein, translating into MSKLHETTRRVFVGGLAGATLMAPRLARAAEKVNLVLNWTPTADHAPYYYAKAQGWYEQAGIDLSIEAGRGSGASAQRVAAGGAELGIADMATALLARSRGSNLSSVMVVYANSPQGFYWLKSSGITGPKDFPGRSIGNPPGDASRLMWPAFARKVGIDPASVKFVNVSPQAKIQALRSKAIDITSDFYNEHDLKVREFGADLGFAAWRDLGINTYGNSVIANGDFLAKKPEVVRSFVRVSQKAFQACVGDIGPGLKALMASVSGLDEANQRNQWTRILELMRDPTTTSVALGALNADRLKEDYELVKAYFENVGAVDLASFASNSFLDTSIKMPAA
- a CDS encoding TetR/AcrR family transcriptional regulator, producing the protein MSLKPKPQPKVVRVPGQRDPEASQRALLDAAVAEFAEKGLAGARVDEIAGRAGVNKQLVYHHFGNKDDLYQAALERVYAEIRERERALKLGDLAPVAAMERLVGFSFDYLVDHPEFVALLTDENRQGARHVQRSERLQEMHSPLIQLIGETLEKGGREGLFRTDLDAVNVYISIAGLSYFYMSNGRTLSAIFGRKLDTAKALAARRKHVIDFALGALRA